Proteins encoded by one window of Sulfurospirillum barnesii SES-3:
- a CDS encoding molybdopterin-dependent oxidoreductase gives MSLNRRDFLKTTAASAAVAGTVSVFTTTQAEAKIGELQYEGETGKWMSSTCQGCTSWCPIQGLVVDGKVVKVRGNPNSPSMGRICPRPHLAIQQVYDPDRVKTPLKRTNPKKGKGIDPKFVPISWDEAINTIAEQILGLIKAGESHKFVLMRGRYTHMNEILYNTFPKLIGSPNNISHASICAKTEKFGRYYTEGFWDYADFDLDNTRYILGWGTDMVSSNRQIPWFMNQQGYVKDRAKITIIDPRLSATAAKADRWAPIIPGTDSALAVAIAHVILSEGRWNKSFVGDFQDGKNYFIPGSTVPTEVIVDEKSLPVVFEENHTYGVVAWWNLELKERTPEWAEKITGISAKDIRTIAREFSDAGSKAISWVTTGASMQIRGAYASLAAHALNGLVGSVDAVGGTLQGSSAPSGKTPDIKPYLPAEFEAALKQKKIDQRGTLKLGAFNKKTGGGVVTQQVADSILTDKPYDVKVAIGYWNNFVFSINGANVWEKAMEKLPFYAHITTHLAEMSMYADIVLPAKMHMFERYGFSKNKQNLQGYLTIHQPLVKSFADAKTDETEIPFLIAQALAKKGFDGPLRYFQDNFKDPESGKAPTTPEEFDLYAVKQFTKPIWSGESNEKGDTINSWNELLDKGVWKTKKYKIGKKVDNFATETKKFEFYSETLKKVLIEHAEKNKVTVDEALEALNYTCRGELGFVPHYEEAVRHGDEKTYPFIFAEHRSRLNREGRSQNAPWYYEIKDVDPGDVAGKDVTKINPLDGKKLGLKDGDKIKITSVQGSIESEVKLWEGIRPGVIVKCYGQGHWAFGRVGSEVFGSKPRGANNNNLHVYDFERMVGSTPRHGGNARVKIEKI, from the coding sequence ATGAGTTTAAACAGAAGAGATTTTTTAAAAACAACAGCAGCCTCAGCGGCAGTTGCAGGAACCGTATCGGTCTTTACAACGACACAAGCCGAAGCGAAAATCGGTGAATTACAGTACGAAGGTGAAACTGGCAAATGGATGAGCTCCACCTGTCAAGGCTGTACCAGTTGGTGTCCGATTCAAGGTCTTGTGGTTGATGGAAAAGTCGTTAAAGTACGTGGCAATCCAAACTCTCCTAGTATGGGTCGTATCTGTCCACGTCCTCATTTAGCCATTCAACAAGTGTATGATCCAGACCGTGTGAAAACACCACTTAAACGTACCAATCCTAAAAAAGGCAAAGGCATTGATCCTAAATTCGTGCCCATTTCGTGGGACGAAGCGATTAATACCATTGCTGAGCAAATTTTAGGACTCATTAAAGCAGGAGAATCTCATAAATTTGTTCTTATGCGTGGACGTTACACCCATATGAATGAAATTTTATACAACACATTCCCAAAACTTATTGGTAGCCCAAACAATATTTCTCACGCATCTATTTGTGCAAAAACTGAAAAATTTGGTCGTTACTACACTGAGGGATTTTGGGATTATGCAGACTTTGATTTAGACAATACCCGTTATATTTTGGGATGGGGAACGGATATGGTTTCTTCAAACCGCCAAATACCATGGTTTATGAACCAACAAGGCTATGTTAAAGACAGAGCTAAAATTACTATTATCGACCCACGTCTCTCCGCAACAGCGGCAAAGGCGGATCGTTGGGCACCGATTATTCCAGGAACCGATAGTGCCTTAGCCGTTGCTATTGCGCATGTGATTCTTAGTGAAGGACGATGGAACAAATCTTTTGTGGGTGACTTTCAAGATGGAAAAAACTACTTTATTCCAGGCTCTACTGTTCCAACAGAAGTGATTGTTGATGAAAAATCTCTCCCTGTTGTCTTTGAAGAAAACCACACGTACGGTGTTGTGGCATGGTGGAACTTAGAATTAAAAGAGAGAACGCCTGAGTGGGCTGAAAAAATCACAGGAATTAGTGCGAAAGACATTCGAACAATCGCACGAGAATTTTCTGATGCAGGAAGCAAAGCGATTTCATGGGTAACAACAGGTGCTTCTATGCAAATTCGTGGTGCGTATGCCTCTTTAGCCGCACACGCACTCAATGGCCTTGTAGGTTCAGTCGATGCGGTGGGAGGAACACTCCAAGGAAGTTCAGCGCCTTCAGGAAAAACTCCCGATATCAAACCTTACCTACCAGCAGAGTTTGAAGCAGCACTCAAACAGAAAAAAATTGACCAACGTGGGACACTCAAACTGGGTGCTTTTAACAAAAAAACAGGCGGTGGTGTTGTCACACAACAAGTGGCTGATTCTATTTTAACAGACAAACCCTACGATGTAAAAGTAGCGATTGGTTATTGGAACAACTTTGTTTTCTCTATCAATGGTGCTAATGTTTGGGAAAAAGCAATGGAAAAATTACCATTTTATGCCCACATCACAACCCATTTAGCGGAAATGAGTATGTACGCCGATATTGTCTTGCCTGCTAAAATGCATATGTTTGAACGCTATGGATTTAGTAAAAACAAACAAAACCTCCAAGGCTATCTCACCATTCATCAACCTCTTGTTAAATCCTTTGCCGATGCCAAAACGGATGAAACAGAAATTCCATTCTTGATTGCTCAAGCGTTGGCAAAAAAAGGTTTTGATGGTCCACTGCGCTATTTCCAAGATAACTTCAAAGACCCAGAAAGCGGTAAAGCACCCACAACCCCAGAAGAGTTTGACCTCTATGCAGTAAAACAGTTCACAAAGCCTATCTGGAGTGGTGAAAGCAATGAAAAAGGCGACACCATCAACAGTTGGAATGAGCTTTTAGATAAAGGTGTGTGGAAAACGAAAAAATACAAAATAGGCAAAAAGGTTGATAACTTTGCAACCGAAACAAAAAAGTTTGAGTTTTACAGCGAAACTTTGAAAAAAGTGCTTATCGAACATGCTGAGAAAAACAAAGTAACGGTTGATGAGGCATTAGAGGCGCTCAATTATACGTGTAGAGGAGAATTAGGCTTTGTCCCACACTATGAAGAAGCCGTACGGCATGGTGATGAAAAGACCTATCCGTTCATTTTTGCAGAGCACCGCTCACGACTTAATCGTGAAGGTCGCAGTCAAAATGCCCCTTGGTATTATGAAATCAAAGACGTTGACCCAGGTGATGTTGCAGGAAAAGATGTCACGAAAATCAACCCGCTGGATGGCAAAAAACTGGGACTCAAAGATGGAGACAAAATCAAAATCACATCGGTTCAAGGAAGTATTGAAAGTGAAGTCAAACTCTGGGAAGGAATTCGTCCAGGTGTTATTGTGAAATGCTACGGTCAAGGTCACTGGGCATTTGGTCGTGTTGGCTCTGAAGTGTTTGGCTCAAAACCACGAGGTGCAAACAACAATAATCTTCATGTCTATGATTTTGAGCGCATGGTGGGTTCAACGCCACGCCATGGTGGAAATGCACGCGTCAAAATTGAAAAGATATAG
- a CDS encoding 4Fe-4S dicluster domain-containing protein, whose amino-acid sequence MAKKYGMIIDLHRCVGCGACDLACKSENNTPEGINWAFHTTETYGVFPNVTYKHTPTLCNHCEDAPCVRVCPTHAMHKDEDGFVVHDPSICIGCKSCMLADPYGVIFYNKHHAFLDYATDESAIVKGGTFSKKELSDKAKAPFPNFNAARGADGYEAVRRKGAVEKCTFCNHRVAKGLAPACVVACPADARIFGDMNDEKSKIASLLRAHKPTVLLPEKGTKPKVFYIRDYNA is encoded by the coding sequence ATGGCAAAAAAATATGGAATGATCATTGATCTTCATCGTTGTGTCGGATGTGGTGCGTGTGATTTAGCATGTAAAAGTGAAAACAATACCCCAGAGGGTATCAACTGGGCGTTTCACACAACAGAAACCTATGGTGTTTTTCCAAACGTCACTTACAAACACACGCCAACGCTGTGTAACCACTGTGAAGATGCACCCTGTGTGAGAGTCTGTCCAACTCATGCGATGCACAAAGATGAAGATGGTTTTGTAGTACATGACCCAAGCATTTGTATTGGCTGTAAAAGCTGTATGTTGGCAGATCCTTATGGGGTTATCTTTTACAACAAACACCATGCATTTTTAGATTATGCAACCGATGAGAGTGCGATAGTAAAAGGCGGAACTTTCTCTAAAAAAGAACTTTCCGATAAAGCAAAAGCACCCTTTCCTAACTTCAATGCAGCACGTGGTGCGGATGGGTATGAAGCGGTTCGAAGAAAAGGTGCGGTTGAAAAGTGTACCTTTTGTAACCACCGTGTTGCTAAAGGCTTAGCACCTGCATGTGTTGTTGCCTGTCCAGCAGATGCTAGAATCTTTGGCGATATGAACGATGAAAAAAGTAAAATTGCTTCGTTACTTCGTGCGCATAAACCAACAGTCTTATTACCTGAAAAAGGTACCAAGCCTAAAGTGTTTTATATCAGAGATTACAACGCATAA
- a CDS encoding phosphate ABC transporter substrate-binding protein: MRMLLTWMLSFVFIYATDLSYAGSSTIGKTVFPVLAKEFSQKAGHTFSRIENPGSGQGVDALLKDKVDLAGISRGIEDKERAQNLRFFIIGYDAIGVVVHKDNPVKNLSMEQLKAIFGGKITNWSEVGGNNAKIDVVVEILGDKRATQIVFTEIVFDTKTLIGTYSKDAIEVDAPLDEVAYVKNHPHAITAVSMVFSKTNPEVKSLAINGIEAIEKNIADGSYPISRPLILVTKENISAPLLQFLEYVYSKEAQAIINKTFVSAR; encoded by the coding sequence ATGCGCATGCTATTGACATGGATGCTAAGTTTTGTGTTCATCTATGCAACTGATTTGTCCTATGCTGGTTCATCTACCATTGGGAAAACTGTTTTTCCAGTATTGGCAAAAGAATTTTCTCAAAAAGCTGGGCATACTTTTTCACGCATTGAAAACCCAGGTTCTGGACAAGGTGTAGATGCACTCTTAAAAGACAAAGTTGATTTAGCAGGTATTTCACGGGGTATCGAAGATAAAGAACGCGCACAAAATCTTCGTTTTTTCATCATTGGTTACGATGCCATTGGTGTGGTTGTACACAAAGACAATCCTGTGAAAAATCTGAGCATGGAACAGCTCAAAGCAATTTTTGGTGGAAAAATCACCAACTGGTCAGAAGTGGGTGGCAACAATGCAAAAATCGACGTTGTTGTTGAAATTCTTGGGGATAAAAGAGCGACACAAATTGTCTTTACTGAAATTGTGTTCGACACAAAGACACTTATTGGAACGTACAGCAAAGATGCCATTGAAGTCGATGCGCCGCTTGATGAAGTCGCCTATGTGAAAAATCACCCCCATGCCATCACAGCGGTGAGTATGGTTTTTAGTAAAACCAATCCTGAGGTCAAATCCCTGGCGATTAATGGCATTGAAGCTATTGAAAAAAATATTGCCGATGGTTCTTACCCTATCTCAAGACCACTGATTTTAGTGACCAAAGAGAATATTTCTGCACCTTTACTGCAATTTTTAGAGTATGTCTACAGTAAAGAAGCACAAGCGATTATTAATAAAACATTTGTTTCTGCACGTTAA
- a CDS encoding methyl-accepting chemotaxis protein, translating into MTSLKLGIHAKIFSLMFLFFILFTSYALYLSVSFFSTEKIMEERLENVSSKTITQSKELTNLEALQKEITALSHTQLILENMSKVQKNYASLHDGAYWLDFNALLSALKKASEDKALSFLTTRMTQEIQSIHEDFINMDKLIVSFNDERAKQISLISLSPKLDAFIALFRDEIQKRENIRQNVISLALTTQTQTLTSVEALKRANDAMHQKMVIVNTLGGAVSLIMLALAIYLPTILAKQLKDFRVAFRVLADGDFRKRLRFSGSDEVAELGSLYNSIVENLSQKINFIVVQAKALDQTATVVNDIVKHLEKAADKVIMHTQKINETNQNFSAISQHIGLITNTTMDDAQKLLSNNTAVSHTVQVSIDNLKQAAEATQETKQTTESLTVATEQIRHILLAIEGISDQTNLLALNAAIEAARAGEHGRGFAVVADEVRHLAEMSQAATGNVEHIVENIHTKAVGVQTQIENSANSLQEVISQTQIALHAFNGISNAILTLHTELNQVENQTHTQQQESHNIQEITHKLTLETDTMADISNKLLSFSIQLKTTADTLQMNMQEFKL; encoded by the coding sequence ATGACTTCACTGAAATTAGGTATTCACGCTAAAATATTTTCTCTTATGTTTTTATTTTTCATTTTATTTACATCCTATGCACTCTATTTATCTGTCTCCTTTTTTAGCACCGAAAAAATTATGGAAGAGCGTTTGGAAAATGTTTCAAGCAAAACCATAACCCAAAGTAAAGAGCTTACCAATCTTGAAGCCCTTCAAAAAGAGATTACAGCTCTTTCTCATACACAACTCATTCTTGAAAATATGAGCAAAGTTCAAAAAAATTACGCCTCTTTACACGATGGTGCGTATTGGCTTGATTTTAACGCTTTACTTTCTGCGCTTAAAAAAGCATCGGAAGATAAAGCACTCTCTTTTTTAACTACCCGTATGACGCAAGAGATTCAAAGCATACACGAAGATTTTATCAACATGGATAAACTCATTGTCTCCTTTAACGATGAGAGAGCCAAACAAATTTCGCTTATTTCGCTCTCGCCAAAACTCGATGCTTTCATTGCACTGTTTCGTGATGAAATTCAAAAAAGAGAAAATATAAGACAAAATGTTATCTCCTTAGCGCTCACCACCCAAACACAAACACTCACAAGCGTTGAAGCACTTAAGCGTGCGAACGACGCCATGCATCAAAAGATGGTCATCGTCAATACCTTAGGCGGGGCTGTCTCCCTTATCATGCTCGCTCTTGCCATCTATCTTCCAACCATTCTTGCCAAACAACTCAAAGATTTTAGAGTTGCGTTTAGAGTTTTAGCCGATGGAGATTTTAGAAAACGCCTTCGCTTCTCAGGAAGTGACGAAGTAGCAGAACTAGGCTCTTTATATAACAGCATCGTTGAAAACCTCAGCCAAAAAATCAATTTTATTGTTGTGCAGGCTAAAGCCTTAGACCAAACCGCTACCGTGGTCAATGATATTGTTAAGCATCTTGAAAAAGCAGCGGACAAAGTCATCATGCATACGCAAAAAATTAATGAAACCAACCAAAACTTTAGCGCTATCTCGCAACACATTGGGCTGATTACCAATACAACAATGGATGATGCACAAAAACTTTTAAGCAATAACACAGCAGTGAGTCATACCGTGCAAGTTTCTATTGACAATCTAAAACAAGCAGCAGAGGCAACACAAGAAACCAAGCAAACCACAGAATCTCTAACGGTTGCAACCGAACAAATTCGCCACATTCTCTTAGCTATTGAGGGTATTTCAGACCAGACCAATCTCCTCGCCCTCAATGCTGCCATTGAAGCAGCACGTGCAGGAGAGCATGGACGGGGATTTGCAGTCGTAGCCGATGAAGTACGTCACCTAGCAGAGATGTCACAAGCGGCTACGGGCAATGTTGAGCATATTGTGGAAAATATTCATACAAAAGCCGTAGGCGTTCAAACTCAAATAGAAAACAGTGCGAACAGTTTGCAAGAGGTCATTTCTCAAACACAAATTGCACTCCATGCCTTTAATGGCATTAGTAACGCCATTCTCACACTGCATACCGAATTAAATCAAGTAGAGAACCAAACCCATACGCAACAACAAGAGAGTCACAACATACAAGAAATTACGCATAAACTCACCCTAGAGACAGACACCATGGCAGATATTTCCAATAAACTTTTATCATTTTCTATACAATTAAAAACAACCGCAGATACCCTTCAAATGAACATGCAGGAGTTTAAACTCTAA
- a CDS encoding rod shape-determining protein yields MFSFIRSSNPSFAIDLGTNNTLVYQPRKGIILEEPTSIAYDYNRRSFFDCGESSKRMVGKNPKYIEIMQPLSKGAISNLTVAKAYIKEVIARISRKRIFKPHIIVSVPSDLNAMERNAVIEAGREGGAKSVQLIKDPFAAALGTQCAIEQPQGVLVLDVGAGVSDISLLSLSGIVMSKSLRMAGNDLDEAIIEHFKATKRVLISPSDAERIKHELGNLVHPEALQMSISVKNLVTRLPETFTVNAIDVHQAILPVIDKIVALTHTMLSELPPVFASDIYDRGILLTGGSSMLKGLDTYLSSKLEIAVNPVENPLHNIILGAGRAIEEERYSKLFK; encoded by the coding sequence ATGTTTTCGTTTATTCGCTCTTCCAACCCGTCGTTTGCCATTGATTTGGGTACGAACAACACCCTTGTGTATCAGCCACGTAAAGGGATTATTTTAGAAGAGCCCACCTCTATTGCGTATGATTATAACCGTCGCTCTTTTTTTGATTGCGGTGAGAGCTCAAAGCGCATGGTGGGAAAAAATCCTAAATACATTGAAATTATGCAACCGCTCTCCAAAGGAGCCATTTCAAACTTAACGGTGGCAAAAGCGTACATTAAAGAGGTGATTGCGCGTATTTCACGCAAACGTATTTTTAAACCCCATATTATTGTGAGTGTTCCAAGCGATTTGAATGCCATGGAGCGTAATGCGGTCATTGAAGCGGGACGTGAGGGGGGTGCGAAGAGTGTGCAACTCATTAAAGACCCTTTTGCCGCCGCCCTTGGAACGCAGTGTGCCATTGAGCAACCTCAGGGTGTTTTAGTGCTCGATGTGGGTGCAGGGGTGAGTGATATTTCACTGCTCTCTTTGAGTGGTATTGTCATGTCAAAATCCTTGCGAATGGCAGGAAATGACCTTGATGAAGCGATTATTGAGCATTTTAAAGCGACTAAACGGGTGTTAATTTCTCCGAGTGACGCCGAGCGCATTAAGCACGAGTTGGGCAATCTTGTGCATCCAGAAGCGTTACAAATGAGCATTAGTGTAAAGAATTTAGTGACACGTTTACCTGAGACATTTACCGTGAATGCCATCGATGTGCATCAGGCTATTCTTCCTGTCATCGATAAAATTGTAGCCCTCACCCATACGATGCTCTCTGAGCTTCCTCCTGTTTTTGCTTCGGATATTTACGATAGGGGTATTTTGCTTACAGGGGGCTCTTCCATGCTTAAGGGCTTAGATACGTACTTATCTTCTAAGCTTGAAATTGCAGTCAACCCTGTTGAAAATCCTCTTCATAACATTATTCTAGGGGCAGGACGTGCAATTGAAGAAGAGCGTTACAGTAAGCTTTTTAAGTAA
- a CDS encoding TerC family protein — protein MIESLLTFEALVALLTLTALEIVLGIDNIIFIAILVGRLPEHQRDKGRIFGLALAMVTRILLLLSLFWIMKLTTPLFTILAQEISGRDLILIVGGLFLLAKSTTEIHHGIENAGEEERELQKTPRNFFNVLVQIAILDIVFSLDSVITAVGMVNDVSIMILAVMIAVGVMMVASKSISRFIDANPTIKILALSFLILVGVTLIAEGLDFHISKGYVYFAMAFSLAVESLNIYGRKKQRKAQQ, from the coding sequence ATGATAGAGTCATTATTGACATTTGAAGCGTTGGTGGCATTGTTGACATTAACGGCTTTAGAAATTGTACTGGGCATTGATAATATTATTTTTATTGCGATTTTAGTAGGAAGATTGCCTGAACATCAAAGAGATAAGGGACGTATTTTTGGTTTAGCCCTTGCAATGGTGACTCGTATTTTACTTTTGCTTTCACTTTTTTGGATTATGAAACTCACCACACCGCTTTTTACAATTCTAGCACAAGAGATTTCAGGACGTGATTTGATTTTGATTGTAGGTGGATTATTTTTGTTAGCAAAATCAACCACAGAGATTCATCATGGGATTGAAAACGCAGGTGAAGAGGAGAGGGAACTTCAAAAAACTCCTCGTAATTTTTTTAATGTTTTAGTTCAAATTGCTATTTTAGACATTGTTTTTTCACTTGATTCGGTCATTACCGCGGTGGGAATGGTTAATGATGTAAGCATTATGATTTTAGCGGTGATGATTGCAGTGGGCGTGATGATGGTGGCAAGTAAAAGTATTTCTCGTTTTATTGATGCCAATCCAACCATTAAGATTTTAGCGCTCTCCTTTTTAATTTTAGTGGGTGTAACATTGATTGCAGAGGGACTTGATTTTCATATTTCTAAAGGGTATGTTTATTTTGCGATGGCGTTTTCCTTAGCCGTTGAGTCGTTAAATATTTACGGTAGAAAAAAACAGCGTAAAGCCCAGCAATAA
- the gdhA gene encoding NADP-specific glutamate dehydrogenase: MSSFIEDALKATQHSTPGQDEFYQAVKEVLTSLEPLLKSDPKYTKYNIIERMIIPDRQIIFRVPWMDDAGKIRTNIGYRVQFSDAIGPYKGGLRFHPSVNLSIIKFLGFEQIFKNSLTGLAIGGGKGGSDFDPKGKSEGEIMRFCQSFMLELSKHIGETIDVPAGDIGVGGREIGYMFGMYKRLTNRYDGILTGKGINWGGSLARTEATGFGAVYFAENLLNKKGESIKGKVCTVSGAGNVAIYTIQKLYDMGAIPVTCSDSKGVIYDKNGIDLPLLKTIKEIHREPLSAYLKTHPTASYIPVETYTKGTHAVWSIPCFAAFPSATQNELNLEDIKTLHKNGCMVVTEGANMPSTIEAIEYMQANGIGYAPAKAANAGGVATSQLEMSQNASMEKWSFGEVDAKLQNIMKHIFELSYATSVEFGDEGNLMLGANIAGFRKVADALIDQGAV; encoded by the coding sequence ATGAGTTCATTTATTGAAGATGCCCTAAAAGCAACCCAACACAGTACCCCAGGACAAGATGAATTTTACCAAGCTGTCAAAGAGGTACTCACCTCACTTGAACCTCTCTTAAAATCAGACCCAAAATACACAAAATACAACATTATCGAGCGTATGATTATCCCTGACCGTCAAATTATTTTTCGAGTTCCTTGGATGGATGATGCAGGGAAAATTCGCACAAACATCGGCTATCGTGTCCAATTCAGCGATGCCATTGGCCCTTACAAAGGAGGGCTTCGCTTTCACCCCAGTGTCAATTTGAGCATTATTAAATTCTTAGGATTTGAGCAAATTTTTAAAAACTCACTGACAGGACTTGCTATTGGCGGAGGAAAAGGCGGTAGTGACTTTGACCCTAAGGGAAAAAGCGAGGGTGAAATCATGCGTTTTTGCCAATCGTTTATGCTAGAACTCTCCAAACACATCGGAGAAACCATCGACGTTCCAGCAGGTGACATTGGTGTAGGAGGTCGAGAAATTGGCTATATGTTTGGTATGTACAAACGCCTCACCAACCGCTACGATGGTATTTTAACAGGCAAAGGCATTAATTGGGGTGGCTCTTTAGCACGCACGGAAGCCACAGGTTTTGGTGCAGTCTACTTTGCGGAAAACCTTCTCAATAAAAAAGGTGAGAGCATAAAAGGCAAAGTATGCACTGTCTCAGGCGCAGGAAATGTTGCAATTTATACCATTCAAAAACTCTATGACATGGGTGCTATACCTGTTACATGTAGCGATTCCAAAGGGGTAATTTACGATAAAAATGGCATTGATTTACCCTTGCTGAAAACCATTAAAGAGATACATCGTGAACCGCTAAGTGCGTACCTCAAAACACACCCTACTGCTTCTTATATTCCTGTAGAGACGTATACAAAAGGAACGCATGCGGTTTGGAGTATTCCTTGCTTTGCCGCATTTCCAAGTGCCACTCAAAATGAGCTTAACCTTGAAGACATTAAAACACTTCACAAAAATGGTTGTATGGTGGTGACTGAGGGGGCTAATATGCCAAGTACCATTGAAGCCATTGAATACATGCAAGCCAATGGCATTGGCTATGCACCTGCTAAAGCAGCCAATGCGGGTGGTGTGGCTACGAGTCAGTTAGAAATGAGCCAAAATGCCAGCATGGAAAAATGGAGTTTTGGCGAAGTAGATGCAAAACTTCAAAACATTATGAAACACATTTTTGAACTCTCTTACGCTACCTCAGTGGAGTTTGGCGATGAGGGAAACCTTATGTTAGGCGCAAATATCGCAGGCTTTCGAAAAGTCGCCGATGCGCTCATTGACCAAGGTGCAGTGTAG
- a CDS encoding ethanolamine ammonia-lyase subunit EutB gives MSNDYKFIYGNQTYHFKDLKDLMAKATPKRSGDMLAGVGATSEEERVIAQMRLSEVPLKSFLESALIPYESDEITRLIFDEHDAQAFAPIAHLSVGEFRNFLLSDATTPEVLKALSAGLTPEMVAAVSKIMRNQELIMVAKKCEVITAFRNTIGLRGRLSTRLQPNHPTDDMMGITASLLDGLLYGNGDAVIGINPATDNVTQAIKLLKLLDEVISKYEIPTQSCILTHVTNTIEAIEKGAPVDLVFQSIGGTQATNESFGFNIATLKEAQEAALSLGRGSVGNNVMYFETGQGSSLSANANFGVDQQTCEARAYALARKFNPLLVNTVVGFIGPEYLYDGKEITRAGLEDHFCGKLLGIPMGCDICYTNHAEADQNDMDNLLTLLGVAGINFIMGIPGSDDIMLNYQTTSFHDALYARRVLGLKPSPEFEAWLLKMEIFKTMEGFLLNQSVPALFAKPLSHLLGKPL, from the coding sequence ATGTCTAACGACTATAAATTTATTTACGGAAACCAAACCTACCACTTTAAAGATTTAAAAGATTTGATGGCAAAAGCCACACCCAAACGCTCTGGCGATATGCTAGCAGGCGTTGGAGCGACCTCTGAGGAGGAGCGGGTCATTGCGCAAATGCGTCTGAGTGAAGTGCCATTGAAGAGCTTTTTAGAAAGTGCGCTTATTCCCTATGAGAGCGATGAAATTACCCGACTCATTTTCGATGAACACGACGCTCAAGCCTTTGCGCCCATTGCCCATTTAAGCGTGGGGGAGTTTCGAAACTTTCTTTTAAGCGATGCCACAACCCCAGAAGTTCTCAAAGCCCTTAGCGCTGGACTCACCCCTGAAATGGTCGCAGCAGTGAGTAAAATTATGCGCAATCAAGAGCTCATTATGGTCGCTAAAAAATGCGAAGTCATCACTGCGTTTCGTAATACCATTGGACTTCGAGGCAGGCTCTCCACCAGACTTCAACCTAACCACCCTACCGATGACATGATGGGCATTACCGCAAGCCTTTTGGATGGGCTACTGTATGGTAACGGCGATGCGGTGATTGGCATCAATCCTGCGACGGACAATGTCACACAAGCCATTAAGCTTTTAAAATTGCTGGATGAAGTCATTAGCAAATACGAAATCCCAACCCAATCGTGCATTTTAACCCATGTGACAAACACCATTGAAGCCATTGAAAAAGGAGCACCCGTGGATTTAGTCTTTCAATCCATTGGGGGAACACAAGCGACCAATGAGAGTTTTGGCTTTAACATCGCCACGCTAAAAGAGGCGCAAGAAGCCGCTCTCTCCCTAGGTAGAGGCAGTGTGGGCAACAATGTGATGTATTTTGAGACAGGACAAGGAAGCTCCCTCTCCGCCAATGCCAATTTTGGCGTTGACCAACAAACCTGTGAAGCCAGAGCCTACGCACTGGCACGAAAATTTAACCCATTGCTCGTCAACACGGTTGTGGGATTTATTGGACCTGAGTATTTGTACGATGGCAAAGAGATTACGAGGGCAGGATTGGAAGACCACTTTTGTGGAAAACTCTTAGGAATTCCCATGGGCTGTGACATTTGCTACACCAACCACGCCGAAGCCGACCAAAACGATATGGACAATCTTCTCACGCTCTTAGGGGTTGCTGGGATTAATTTTATTATGGGGATTCCAGGCTCTGATGATATTATGCTCAACTACCAAACCACCTCGTTTCACGATGCCCTCTATGCAAGACGGGTTTTAGGGCTTAAACCCTCTCCTGAATTTGAAGCATGGCTTCTTAAAATGGAAATTTTTAAAACAATGGAGGGCTTTTTACTCAACCAAAGTGTTCCAGCCCTCTTTGCAAAACCCCTCTCACATCTCTTAGGAAAACCGCTATGA